The DNA sequence CTTCTTGCTACAGCAGAAATGTCGATGTTGGCGGGACTTTGATCTTCCAACCCTGTACGCCTTTTCTGAGGACCTTCTTTTCATTTCAATCGTAGCTGACGCCGAAACCTAGCCACCTGCTTTATTCATATCGTTGCGATTATAATGACTGCTATTATGATCTATCATATACGAAGCAAATACACCGCCGTTGGACGAAAAGAGATTGTTTTGTTCTTTTGGATATACGCGGTTATTCAACTGCTGGCCATCTTTTTGGACTCTGGAATTATACCCACTGCGCACGAAAGCTATCCGGTGCGTACGCCAAGTGTGGATGGCTAGGTGATCTAATCAAGTATTTCAGTGGTTCGCGGCGATTTACACAGGCCTACTCGCTTCGGCGTATGCGTGTATACTGGTCAATGCTTTTGTGGGATTCCAGTTTGCAGAGGATGGAACCCCACTCTCGCTATGGTTCCTCCGTATCTCCTGCCTTGTCTTATTCGGCGTTGGTTTCTTTTTCGCCATTGCTGTCTTCAAGGGTATCGCCGGTTTCTCCTACAAAAAGCCGATAGTTCTGTGGATCATATACCTTCTTTGGCCGATCGTTTGTGTTGCGATCTATATCGTTTCGCAGCTCATTCTCGTTTTCCGGACGTTGGAAGATAGGTGGCCAATTGGTGATATTATATTCGGGACAGCGTTCTGGGTCGTGGCAATGATCCTTCTATTTGCTTTCAGCACGACCATATGCGATGCCATCCAACACTATATCGATGGCTTGTTCTTCTCCGAACTGTGCATACTCCTGAGTGTCATGATGGTTTACAAATACTGGGACAGTATCACGGTGCGTAACAATGTTCATATTTGTTCATCACTCGTTCAATTACTGACATGACGTTCCCACAGCGGGAAGACCTTGAGTTCTCTGTCGGTTCAAAAGCTACCGTTTGGGAAGTCAAGGACCCACTGCTCGCTGGTGGATATCAGGGCTCTTCTGCCGCTTCCGCGGCCGCTGGTGACTATTCGGAGGAGGATGTCGGAAGTTCATATCATTACGCACCTCCTAATGCCCAGTTCCAATatggtggaggaggaaagaCAGCATCCCTAGTTGGGGGAATTAGTGGGACTCAGCTGTACGACCGTAAGGCTtctggaggaagaggaggatacCCGCCTGCGGGAGGATATTAAGCGTTCGTTTTTGGTCGTGTTAGAACATGATGGACAGCTTTGTTTCCGTGATTATTACCATACTCTCGAGGATTCGTTatattttcttttctcctgGTCATGTTTCTCGCCATTCTTTTCCTATATTATTGTTGTTGCGACGCCCATAGATGCAATTGGCGACTTCATGAGCTCACACGTTCACCATAAACAGTCATCGACTGCTCAGGACGATTTTAATCTTACCAATCTCAATCTTCAGATAGATGCCTTTTCTCACCTGAGAAAAGAATCCTTTGACTTGTACAATCGGCTGCATTCGATTCAGGAAGATGTCCAGTTCGTAAAACAAGTACACGCAGCGTATCCAACGATTCCTCTTATTCGTAGGTGCTTTTATGTTGTCAGTAGACCATTGTATTGATTTATCTGCTCGATAGCAAACTTACGCTGCGGAGCTTGGTATTGTGATCCTGCTATCGTGAGGATAAATTTAAAGATAGGCTGCCTGTGTCTCAAGTTTGGGTAGTCAGCTCCGTATCCTGCCTATTTCAAGTCGACCGATGGGCATACGTCAAACTGGGACTTCAACCTGCGGAGGCCCAATTTACATATTTTACCAGTCATATCAGAGGCGAGAGGGTGCGTTCGTCGTTAGTCCATCGGTGTCATCTCCACCTTTCTttacctctcttcttctttctaggATTGTATTAGTGGATTCCACGCGGGCAGGCAAACGTATTCCAGATGCGCTCTCAAAGACAGTACCAATCTGGTGTGCAGTGGTCAATCGAGCGATGGTTTTACGATACCCAAAACTACGTGCGGAGAATAGTTGGGATACAGCCCTTCATACACCCCCTCTGTCCGTCAGTAAGCAGGAACACATGCAGATTGAAGGCTTGCTGGATGGTTGGGCAGGGGCACTCGTCGTGAGTGACTgtattctccttctctttcaatATCGAGTTTACTCACGATATGTGCTAGGAATCCAGCTATACCCTCCCAGAACTAAGCAAACCAGTCCGCCCAATCTGGATAACACCGGCTTCATCTAGTTTTCCACAGCTCAATGGCGTTGATTTTTTACCAGTGATATGTGTATCCGCGTCTCGATACATCGAAGAGGGATTAGATCGACGGACTGGAGGTTTTGTGTACGTGCAAGGGTCCGGGGACGATCATGAGTTGTGGGGGAAGGTACTGCAAGGGTTTCGTTCCCGCTGTTCTACCTAAATTGTGCTCATTCTGGTCATTTGTTCCAATAGGGCCTTACTTCGCAGAAATACTGGGCCCATCATAACCTCCTTCTCTCAGCGCACCGGTTCGACATTGAAAAAATAGTTGAATCTGTGACAAAAATGCACGAGGACGGCCTGCGCGACAGAAATCCGCCCAGCAAAATCAACAAAATCGGAGCCAAAATTCAGCTAGCTGCCTTGCATGACATTCTACCGCAGATGCACAACACAGGAGAAGACTTCATAGCTTACGTGTTAATTTCTAACAACGCAAACGAGTGGTCGGACATGCAAAACGGCCAAGATGTCGACGAAAAAGGGTTGATACTGCGTATAGTCTCTCCCGAGGGCAAGAAAGGGCAAAAACACTTCCTTCAAGTGGTACTCCCTCTCTCCCTTCAATTTATCCATTCGCAGCTTTCTCGAGGAGTCTCTGTTTGCATCTCATGTCCTACCGGGAACGATGTCAGCGTAGGAGTCGCAGTAGCAGCCCTCCAAAAAAGTTTCGATGCTAATGGGGAACTTGTTCTGGACGGTGGTAGTATGCAAGGAGTTGCTGGTGCGTTCCAACTGTCAAGTGTCTCCCCGAAGTTGATTAAACTTTAGATTGCAAGATAAATCTACCATCCATACGCGATTAGAGTGGATTATATCAGATCGCCCAACAGCTAACCCTTCTCGGAATACTTTGAAGCGGGTAAATGAATTCCTGCTCTCTTCAGTTGCCTTTCGGACCTCGTCAGTCGAAATTAGATGATGTCTATGATTACCCCTTTACGTCTTTACCCTTTCCGGTTCTACGACGACGGTACTGTACACAATTAGCTTGAAGGGCGCCTTCATACCCGGATTATATGTCGAGGGGACGATCCAATATTTCCCTTTCGGCAAATGCACTAAGGGAGTGATGACCCCCGTCAGCGCGTCGCTGTATCCCCTCGAAGTGGCAAGGTAGTTGTCTGGATTGTCTGGACTAGTTTTCTGAGATGCGGAATAAATTGCCACGTTGAGGGAAGAAGACATATATGACTGGTCGAGCTGTAAGCGAACTCTACAATGGCAAATGTTAGGCGGAATTTGTTGTACCGTCACGGAGAACCACGCACTGCACTTTTGCTGCTGCAGATAAACTAAATTCGAAGACGGGATTCTCAAAATAGCGATCAAAGCTGGGCGCACCAGCAGCCGAGGCTCCCGACCTATCTCCCCGAGCCCGGTATAAGTCGCAGATCAGATTGAACCCCACGCTAGCTCACCAAGCATCTCGACGTATCTTGGTGAACATACCAGCACTCTCCTGCGGGACATTTGCGAGGTTGAATCTGAGGGAACTTGCAACAGTTACTTTAAAGTCCCCAGTATATCCTGGTTCGAATGCGGAAACAATAACATTATAATCTCCGGCTGTATAGGTAGTCATCAGCAATTCGGTTCAAAGAGGTCTGTGAACCCCATGACTAACGAAGAAGTTGCGTTGAAAGTCTGGCCACGCCGTAGCTGTAGGGACCTGAAGTAGTCACGATATCCTTTTCGGAAGGCCTAGTAATAGAAATCGAGGTGAGAACGCGCCCAGGATTCGCCAAGCTGAAAATCGCACTCGATAATTCGTTGACCTTGAGACCAGACGACCATAATTTGCATTGGAAGGTCTTTGCTTCCTTCAACAGTCAACATCACACGACCTTTCGTCCTAACCGAAGCACGCTCGGGGGACAGGCGAAGATGATATTGTGGGTTGAACATGAAGCTTGGGTATGTCGGATTCCCCCCCGCAGTCCTATTGTTGAACGAACCTGGGATCTGAAGGGGTACCATCAGACAGGAAAGAACATCATTTTCAAAACTGACAGACCGTTTCAACAAACATAGTAGTTTCGGGTCTCTTTCCCCATGTGAGCTTCAAGTGAGACTTGGCGTACACCGATATCGTGTAGCCAACCTCAGTGGTCAATTGGCCGTCATATAATACAGATATAGAGAGGATGGCAGAGGATTGTTCGGAAAGATAGGATCTCGAGATCGGAAGTCTTGCCTGGGCAAAAGGTAAGGCTAAATGAAAACCGAGTGACAAGAAACAGTACCAAGATATGCGGACTGTTGGTGTAACTACCCTGATCGGATATCAGTGGATTCTGCGAGCAATTGTAGATGATTTGAAGGACCCACCTTTGTAGATATTGCGTGGTCACTGTCATGATTGGCAGCAAGAATTTCAACTTCCTCGTCCTCCAACTGTACCTTCAGCGCAATGAATTCCGAAGTCTTACGAGTGTCCTCGATATGCCGAGATAACAAAACCAAGATTTCATCATCTTCGTCCGTACTAGATTGCATTGCAACTCGAACTGATGCTGAAAGCGTATCCTTGGTTGATAAGGTATCTATGAATGTTCTAGGGGAAGCTTACAAATAGTTGTATCTTGAGGCCTCCACGACCTATGAGGTATAAgcgagaagatctagcctgaAGGAATGTATGCACACCCGTGATGAATCAGAGATTCAGGCCATATCTTGGGATCCCAGCTGATGTATATACCTTCGAATACATTCAGGACTTGCGACCAGGTAAGCTTCATTATCCCTAATGATATGAATCCTGAATTCCTGTCTCCTGGAAATACGGGCCACTTACTGGACGGCCGTTCCGAAATAGCACTTGTATCTGATGGTCGTACCCAAGGATCTAGGATTGTGACGATTCTTTCATTTCCGTCAGCTCGGATATCTGTTGTAGGGTTGGAGAAGTTTGGCATTCCGTTGCACGTCAAAGCAACTTCAGCTTACCTATTACAGCATAACTATGGGAGGCAAGGAGTTTGAAGGGGATCTGACTAGACTGCTGGTCCTTGCCCGTTCCAACAGTTACCATGCAGCCGCCTACTGGGAGTTGTCAGAGAGGTTCCCACCATCCTTTGGGCCACTTACCACGAGTAAAACCATCAATCAGTCTTGTCCAAGTTCGCTCGCGTTCAAAAGTAGAGCTGTGAAAGTATTTTAGATCAACTTGACGAAGCGCCGGATGACTGAGTACCTCTTGATATTCAGGTGCTCTGGAATCCATCCAATCAAAGTACTTGGGAATGTATGAGCGACATGGGGAGTCGATTAAGTAAGAATGACGAACTGTAAATCAATACTTGAGTTTCTTGAAGCTTAGGTGTCAATGATCAAGAAAGTTCGATAAACGCCGATAACTGACGATCCGAGAAAATCGTATCCTCCCATCAACTTCATATACTGTTGTCGTTGTGAGGTTCCTCGTCGTTCGAGAAGAAGATGGACTAGACCGTACTGCTTTCTCGACAAGAGATGGCCAAAATGCCGGCTTACGGCTTTTATCTTCAGGTGAACAGGTCAGACACAAAGGTACGGCAAGCTCGGGGTGATAGGGCAATTGATTGTCGATTGCTTCAGTGGGCTCGTTAGCAAGATGTGATCCAGATCGTACGAGATGGCCTACAAATCTGAAGAGGTTTAATAACGATGTATACTGGAAGCACGAACGAGATACCTTTCTCCAAGCACCGTTATAAAGAAACTTCAGGTCGTAGACACTATTGGATCGTGCATGTAAAAGTTTCTCAAACGGCTATTTTTACACTCTTAGTATATCGTCAACCTCGGAAGGTCAAACCACGTACGTTCGTTCCAAATCTTCGTGCATGTTCGAGGCAAACAGATATCGACGCACAGACTGAACAGTCTGCGATGACATTTTGAGATATATCTTGCGGCAGTACGTTTGGAGACATTGAAAGTGAATATTCTTCGCTACTCGGTACGCGCCACACGGCCGACATTTCTTCTTGAGCTGCAGATAGCGGGGGATTACATCTGTGTAATGGTGTGAGAACCACACCAATCCACCGAGCCCGATGCGTACGTGGTTGTACTGGCATTTTCGTCCCATAAGGGAAGTGATAGCCCATTCACGGTACTTCCTTTCCTTAACCAGGACGACTGCTGCTCTTTTTGGGCATCAACGTTGACTTAACTAACATGATATCAGAGATTCAGGGATGCGAGTACGCACGCGGAGAGAATGGATCAACAGGAACAGGGGTCAGGTGGTTTTGTTTCTGGTTCTCTAGCTCTGTCCCTGAGCTCGCCGAAGAGGAAGCCACTCGACTTTCGTTCGATCTGACTATGAATTGCTTGATCTTCTCGGCTCGTTGCAGGGCCTTATTGGCGTCGTTCCTccatttctccttcttcttctcatcgGTCGTGTTTGTTTTGCTGAAGTATAAGAACAGATCGGCGGCCTTGACATAATTTTGAAAAGCGGAGTCGTAATCTTGTGTTAT is a window from the Marasmius oreades isolate 03SP1 chromosome 6, whole genome shotgun sequence genome containing:
- a CDS encoding uncharacterized protein (BUSCO:EOG09261N2L) codes for the protein MSSHVHHKQSSTAQDDFNLTNLNLQIDAFSHLRKESFDLYNRLHSIQEDVQFVKQVHAAYPTIPLIPNLRCGAWYCDPAISAPYPAYFKSTDGHTSNWDFNLRRPNLHILPVISEARGIVLVDSTRAGKRIPDALSKTVPIWCAVVNRAMVLRYPKLRAENSWDTALHTPPLSVSKQEHMQIEGLLDGWAGALVESSYTLPELSKPVRPIWITPASSSFPQLNGVDFLPVICVSASRYIEEGLDRRTGGFVYVQGSGDDHELWGKGLTSQKYWAHHNLLLSAHRFDIEKIVESVTKMHEDGLRDRNPPSKINKIGAKIQLAALHDILPQMHNTGEDFIAYVLISNNANEWSDMQNGQDVDEKGLILRIVSPEGKKGQKHFLQVVLPLSLQFIHSQLSRGVSVCISCPTGNDVSVGVAVAALQKSFDANGELVLDGGSMQGVAGAFQLSSVSPKLIKL
- a CDS encoding uncharacterized protein (MEROPS:MER0005406); protein product: MQRIPSPRDAESAYSKATRAEITQDYDSAFQNYVKAADLFLYFSKTNTTDEKKKEKWRNDANKALQRAEKIKQFIVRSNESRVASSSASSGTELENQKQNHLTPVPVDPFSPQQQSSWLRKGSTVNGLSLPLWDENASTTTCNPPLSAAQEEMSAVWRVPSSEEYSLSMSPNVLPQDISQNVIADCSVCASISVCLEHARRFGTNPFEKLLHARSNSVYDLKFLYNGAWRKISIDNQLPYHPELAVPLCLTCSPEDKSRKPAFWPSLVEKAYMKLMGGYDFLGSNSSIDLHTLIGWIPEHLNIKSSTFERERTWTRLIDGFTRVGGCMVTVGTGKDQQSSQIPFKLLASHSYAVIDIRADGNERIVTILDPWVRPSDTSAISERPSRIMKLTWSQVLNVFEGIYISWDPKIWPESLIHHGSWRPQDTTISSVRVAMQSSTDEDDEILVLLSRHIEDTRKTSEFIALKVQLEDEEVEILAANHDSDHAISTKGSYTNSPHILARLPISRSYLSEQSSAILSISVLYDGQLTTEVGYTISVYAKSHLKLTWGKRPETTMFVETIPGSFNNRTAGGNPTYPSFMFNPQYHLRLSPERASVRTKGRVMLTVEGSKDLPMQIMVVWSQGQRIIEPSEKDIVTTSGPYSYGVARLSTQLLPGDYNVIVSAFEPGYTGDFKVTVASSLRFNLANVPQESAGMFTKIRRDAWSGASAAGAPSFDRYFENPVFEFSLSAAAKVQVRLQLDQSYMSSSLNVAIYSASQKTSPDNPDNYLATSRGYSDALTGVITPLVHLPKGKYWIVPSTYNPGMKAPFKLIVYSTVVVEPERVKT